From one Bacteroidales bacterium genomic stretch:
- a CDS encoding T9SS type A sorting domain-containing protein, with amino-acid sequence RVKEWDVGTTESGSSGSPLFNQNKRIIGDLSGGEATCEDPVNDYFARFDRSWDDFGIKEHQLKAWLDFDSTGFTRLNGYLPYDSIPSHLKVYYENQSNRLSWNPPLNHEEVQEYEIYRNDELLDTSSNTRFSDGDVIQDSLYRYKVRARLNNSNYSEYTQEVPFVALDTKLLPFTESFTSDTLPEGWYEHNYDDKSNWSITQGAPGGLPDTAAEGQYNLAFEGQEKDSAKMITPAIDLNREKYILLSYFMAIPENNGNADHLNLYIRYADTLSWHLIKSYRNAVTGWRADTVYLPRPTSKYRLAFEGVGRNGGGIALDAVNISRDTNAFTPKFVVSNDTLCEEDFLYFMMDGDTDEDYSYSWDFGYGASPRYLDGPGPHTIYYTYPGEKTVRLTVNGIYQTTRKAAVIVDPLPPKPGIEVNGDTLSVENEGDSIQWHDEYGPIEGATDSIYIATEGGEYRVEVINQYGCSVFSDVYTDINDSLPQNKSGELKIYPIPAEERIHVQYSSNEAQKARLSVVNTFGTTVKSKEVDLHIGKNRESFSIADLSPGVYIVRLYLENGAKLSYRFVKE; translated from the coding sequence GATCCTGTCAACGACTATTTTGCCAGGTTCGACCGGTCATGGGATGATTTCGGAATTAAGGAGCATCAGCTCAAAGCATGGCTTGATTTCGACAGTACAGGTTTCACAAGGTTGAATGGATACCTTCCTTATGACAGCATTCCTTCCCACTTGAAAGTGTATTATGAAAATCAAAGTAATAGGTTATCCTGGAATCCTCCGTTAAATCATGAAGAAGTACAGGAGTACGAAATTTATAGAAACGACGAGCTTTTAGATACTTCTTCCAACACCCGTTTTTCGGATGGAGACGTAATACAGGATTCCCTGTATCGATATAAAGTCAGAGCCCGTTTGAATAACTCAAATTATTCCGAATATACGCAAGAGGTACCATTTGTTGCGTTGGATACGAAACTCCTTCCGTTTACAGAAAGTTTCACATCAGATACCCTGCCTGAAGGATGGTACGAGCATAATTATGATGACAAAAGCAACTGGAGTATAACGCAGGGAGCTCCCGGCGGCTTGCCTGATACTGCAGCGGAAGGTCAGTATAATCTGGCTTTTGAAGGCCAGGAAAAGGATTCCGCCAAAATGATCACTCCGGCCATTGACCTGAATCGGGAAAAGTATATTCTCCTCAGCTATTTCATGGCTATACCGGAAAACAATGGAAATGCGGACCATCTGAACCTTTATATTCGTTACGCGGACACTTTAAGCTGGCATTTGATCAAAAGCTATCGGAATGCCGTTACAGGCTGGCGGGCCGATACGGTTTATCTCCCACGTCCGACCTCAAAATACCGGCTTGCATTTGAGGGTGTCGGCCGCAACGGGGGAGGAATTGCCCTGGATGCGGTAAACATTTCCCGGGATACCAATGCTTTCACCCCGAAATTTGTGGTAAGTAATGACACGCTGTGTGAAGAGGATTTTCTTTATTTTATGATGGATGGAGATACTGATGAAGATTACAGTTATTCCTGGGATTTTGGCTACGGAGCTTCTCCACGCTATTTAGACGGCCCTGGTCCACATACCATCTATTACACTTATCCCGGAGAAAAAACTGTTCGGCTTACTGTTAATGGTATCTATCAAACCACCAGAAAAGCTGCCGTTATTGTTGATCCATTACCTCCAAAACCCGGAATTGAGGTCAATGGAGACACACTGAGTGTTGAAAACGAAGGGGATAGCATTCAGTGGCATGACGAGTATGGTCCTATTGAAGGCGCTACCGATAGCATTTACATTGCCACCGAAGGAGGTGAATATAGAGTTGAGGTCATCAATCAGTATGGTTGTTCGGTTTTTTCAGATGTTTATACCGATATCAATGATTCATTGCCTCAAAATAAATCCGGAGAACTGAAAATATACCCCATACCTGCAGAGGAGAGGATTCATGTGCAATATTCATCAAACGAGGCACAAAAAGCGCGTCTGTCTGTGGTTAACACTTTTGGGACAACAGTTAAAAGCAAAGAGGTTGATTTACATATCGGGAAAAACAGAGAATCGTTTTCGATTGCCGATTTATCACCTGGGGTTTATATTGTTAGGTTGTACCTGGAAAACGGGGCCAAGTTGAGTTACCGGTTTGTTAAGGAATGA